The genome window GACGGTGGCGTTGATGACCTCTACGTTGGGGTAGCGTTTCTTGTACAGATCAATCAGGGCTTGCAGTGCGGGGCCTTCGTCGCCGGCCCACCAGGAAAAGATCTCCAGTTTTCCCGACTGGGCCAGCCCCACAGTGCCGAGGGCCAGGGCCGCCAGGGTTAGGAATAACTTCTTCATGGGTGTCCTCCTATTAGGTTTATACGCCAATGGTTGACCGGGTTCCCAGGGGGGAGATTGGCGGGCTCCACTCCCCGGTTCCACCATTTGCTAAAAAGCGCTGCAGCACCAGGGCCGCAGCACCCATAGCCGGAGCCAGATGTCCGAACGCGCTGGGTTTGACGGGTATTTCGGCGTGTTCGGGGATAAAAGCCAGGTTGCGGATGGTCTGGCGCAGGGGGGCCTCGAGCCACTTCCAGGCCTCGGCCCCGGCCCCGCCCAGCACCACCACCGCCGGATCGAAGGCGACGCACAGGTTGACCACAAAGCGCCCCAGCTCGTAGGCCAGGTTTTGCAGGGCCTGCAGGGCGTAGGGGTCTTGTTGCTCGGCCCGCTGCAGGATGCCCCAGAAGCCTTCTTTGCGGTTGCTGGCGGCCTGGTAGCGTTCCACCATGGCCCGCAGCGACAGGGTGTCCTCCACATCCCCGGCGCGGCTGCGGCTGTGGGGCTGGCCGGTGAGCCAGTGGCCCAGCTCACCGGCAGCCCCCAGGCGGCCCCGGTAGACCTGGCCGTCCACCACCAGGCCGGTGCCCAGGCCGGTGGTCATGACCACGTAGACCAGCGGGCTTTGCTGTTCGCCCCAGAAGGTCTCGCCCAGGGCAGCGGCGTTGGCGTCGTTGTCTACCAGGGTGGGCACTTTGAGCAGGGCCTCGAGCATCTCCGCAGGCTGCTCGTTGCGCCAGCCGGGGCCCGGCGCATAAATGAGGTTTCGCCCGTTGACCACCCCAGGGATGGCCAGCC of Meiothermus sp. contains these proteins:
- a CDS encoding ROK family transcriptional regulator; translated protein: MARTTPLDQQAIKRLNRRLILEALRRHGPQSRAALARAVGLTKSTVSALVQEMLEEGLLDEGSQHKPGLGRPGTALEFSPQYTLALGVELGVENTQLVLLDLNNTIHDEWDWVESPHTPLAERLSKLAEQVQNRLSDSTHLLGVGLAIPGVVNGRNLIYAPGPGWRNEQPAEMLEALLKVPTLVDNDANAAALGETFWGEQQSPLVYVVMTTGLGTGLVVDGQVYRGRLGAAGELGHWLTGQPHSRSRAGDVEDTLSLRAMVERYQAASNRKEGFWGILQRAEQQDPYALQALQNLAYELGRFVVNLCVAFDPAVVVLGGAGAEAWKWLEAPLRQTIRNLAFIPEHAEIPVKPSAFGHLAPAMGAAALVLQRFLANGGTGEWSPPISPLGTRSTIGV